The Gossypium hirsutum isolate 1008001.06 chromosome A03, Gossypium_hirsutum_v2.1, whole genome shotgun sequence genome contains the following window.
accaaacgtgctcttaGTGTTCGAAGTTAGAcaagatattttttttatatgatatcTCTACTATCATAAAGTCTCTAGCTGAGTTAGTATCACTCCTCTATTGAACCccaatttaattgagaaattatcaaaaatcgttCTTTTTATAAAGCAAGTTATATTatgatgatttttattttatctttttatattatataaatcaataaaaaaattacccATAATATTTGAATCAAGAAAACCATGCATATCAAACCTTTAACTTTATCATTGCAACAAAagtatcatttaatttttatatgaatttttaataattatatttatcatgTAGATTTTTTTTCATGCTATAAATctagtgtatatatatttatatattatgttttataaatttagtttatatttttttcaccCACAAGTAGCTAATCAGGTTGTTCATTAGTTGGCATGAGTAGCCCATGACTATGCTAGCTCGTTTACACGTTATTGCTCCATCTTGTTTATCTCCTTTTCTTTCGGTTGATGCTCATTGTGTAACCTTTGATGAAAGGTTTTAGATATTGGGTGTATGGGGTTTAGCCTATTAATTAAGAGTTAGTTGAAGTattttttatgggtaattttttttaaaggaaaatttattaattcattcaatgaatgaGAGGAAGGGATAACAAAAATCCGTTGTACGCACTGAAGGATAagctccatcaacacaacaaaagCTTCAACTTTTgtatcaatagaacattatggcACGTTGACAATTGTCTCTGTCACAACTCTCAAGCACAACATATCAAcagtgattgcaagcacttacTATAATAAAGAAATCAACCTCGGTTGGTCTAAAGCGGTGGGCATAAATTGGCAAAAAAATTGAGCATATACCAAACTAGTGAAGACGACGACGACAAAACCAACCCTAAAATCACTCgcaaaagcaagactaaaaaGTGTACTACAATAGTAgacaaaaacttttaaaagtgaatatttattaaacaatgaaaaaacaaacagaaacatatAAATCTTAAGACAACATGAGTCCAAACCGACTTATgtaatcatttattattctaaaatactctcaaaatatAAACAGATTAAGAAGTCAACGAAGAGCTGCCCACTTTCTAAAAGAAATTGTCGGTGGTCGGTGGTGTTTGAACGATGATAGGCACCGTCATCtatccatcacaacttgtgaagacaacaaagatacccacaaaatagatttataaaCTGAAAAGAGAGAAGACACATGGAATGAatgagaataaaaaagaaaaagagggttgATGGGCAGGAGAAAAAGGTGAGCGATAACTAGTCTAGAGGCTAACACCGCCGCTaggtaaaaacaaaaaaataaaaagcaaacgACTTTCTCATAAGTGATTTTTTATTTGCCGATCTTTAAATATATGAGTTtacttaaaaaaatgatttatgtaaactataatatataatatttatatccTACCATATttggtataattttttttttcagcatcatatcatatatatCATCGAAGGTAAGATTTTCATACATTTTAGGAAACATTAgttagtgaatttttttatttttttatttggtaaGTGATGATATTATCATTTATGCGACACatcaacatttttatttatttccgtAATTATGGAtctcttttcattcatttcaataattacagTTGCATTAACCTCCAAAATAATTACTGAATATTTACTTATAATGTTGTAACCTCAAAATATAGTTCGTAACTTTTAGCTACATTTTTATTTCAGTAATTATAGTTgtgtaattattttgatgttaaaatatggttataaaaaatacataaaaagaaTTCGTGTGTTGCCTTGATGGTTAAAGAGTTCATCACTTCAAGTGTAGCTTAGGTTCGAGTTGCATTAATCACATTGTTTTTAGGGCTTTATTCTTATCTTATAATTTAtcacaaaaaatgtaaaaatgattGTATATTTgactataaaagaaaataaaaattatatttttagattatattatgattattgaatAACGAAATCATTTagtgttttttatttatatttttgagttttaaatttatttaacataatGTTTAAAATGAATTTCAATTAATTGGAAATAAAAGCTTAGTGGTctgatttatattaaaaatatttgaatgaaTTATTTTTGGAGCAAAAAACAAAAGTAAAGttaatattttcaacaattaaattatatttgagATGTTGAAATAAGTAATACATGAAAgataataaaatacaataattagATGCAAGATGAGCGTGAAAAGGAAATTACACGATATTCAGTAACTTATGGGTCCAAACTGTAgacttgtttaattttttttgtggaAACAAAAAAGTGGTAGACATTTAGGTTTGAAAAATACAAGAATGATAGGTGGCAAGTGGATAAGGTATGGTTGTGAAGATATTTTATGGGTCAAAAATTGGGTGCCAACATGAAAGCTAGAAAAGGGAAAAATATCAAGCAACAATTAAAATATCTTTCTTTCCATTCGCCAATAAAAGCCGACCTTATAGGTCTTCAGAAGAGTGAAGGAAGAGAAGCAAAATGGAGTGCTGTAGGAGGCCTAATAGGAGTGATGCACATTTATCAGTGGAAGAAGAGGCCAAATTGGAGGAGCAGACCAGGGATTACTTTGACCACACAGCACCTAAACGTCACACTAAGCCTCAACGAAGCGACTATTCTTCTAACTACGTCGACGCTCTTGCCGCCGCTGATTCCGGTATCCCTGAATACCTCGAGTTTCAACGTCTAGAGAATGATCCCCAGGTCAGTTTTTTTCCTTCTTAAACCCgaaacccaaaaaaattaaattgcgtTTGCCGGGAGTCGAACCCGGGTCTATTGCTTGGAAGGCAATTATCCTAACCGTTGGACTACAAACGCTTGCTGATATGTGGCTTTAGATGCTACTTTTCTCTTGAAAAAATAATGCTTGTATTGCTCTTCGATTAAAGTTCAGCACTAGGagttattttacttaaaaaataagttaatttatttatatttgttagatcaaagagtaaattagttaTTTCTATTCaacatttttagttatttctattcaaaatttcctctatttatactattaaaaataatgtgGTTACCAGAATAATAAGACAATGACATTTGGCACATCACATATATATCATTCTGACAACATGTAAAGATCAATTttaaatagcaaaaataaataaatttttaacagaatgacctATTTggtctttaatctaatatataaagGTCAATTTGTCAATATTCtaaatagagaaaacaaaatataatttaactattaatgcaAGGCTTTACTGTGCTTTTATTTATCTATCTCACTTGTTTGGTGCAGATTTACTTCTACAAATTTTCTTCCCTGATTTTCCTTTTGTCTTCAAATTTTGAAACCAGAAAATAGTTTACAATGGAAGTGAAGTGAGAGAAGAATTTATGGAGACTGAATATTATAAGGATCTCAATTGCGTCGACAAACACCACCACACGGTACAATGACAACCTTTCATAaagtttttccctttttattctctTCAATTATGATCAAAAGCCAAAAAAATGGGGGGAAAAAAGACTAATTATGATGGGTCTCGGTTTTCAGACAGGAACAGGTTTCATAAAGGTAGAGAACGACAATGGCAGAAACTTTAAGTTGGAACCAGATTCAGACACCAGCTGCCATGCCTCTTGTAAGGGAAATCCAGCAACTAACGACTGGATTCCAGCTGCTTTGGATGCGGTAAAAAATACCAACAGAACTTTGATTCATCTCATTAGTTAGCATCTAATGAAAATGACTGGCTTTTAACTACGTTTACTCCATCTCTTTGATTTTCCAGGCTTATGTTGCTTCAGACAAGCCCAACAGGAGTGATCAATGAATTTAATGAACCAGCAGTGTTTTTCAATTGTCTTTCTTTTATCTCCTGTAATGTGTTTCTAGATTATGATgttgaaaataatttaagaacCAGTATTCATGGTTATGTTATCTTAACTAGATGTTGTTGATTAAGTATTGCTTACGGTATGGtgttgaaaataaatataaatgaatgTGTTTTTTAGGTAAATCCTTATACCATAAAAaagtgaaataatttaatcattttactttttttccAATACGTAACAAATTGGTAAAGTCGATCTAAATTTCAAATGCAGTGCGTTTGAAATCCGAATTCAGCATTCAAGCATTCGAAAGTGGATGGTAGACACTCTTCACTCCTAGGTTTAAGTTAAAAAAAGACAGTTAAAAAGAAAGACGCACACTTTTagtttaaaatacaaataaatgtatataaaaataataaaaagaaatgagAGACGTGGCAGTTTTATAACCCGGTTATTGGAGTTAAAAATGGCCGGTATATCAAAGACTAATCCTTTCTGAAACAGATCAGGgaaaaatttatgatgattttaagGACATCAAATGTACAGATCAAAGTTGGAAAAAAGGTCGTGCGAACTAGGTCAATGGTATCCTGATCTGAAAGGGAAATAAATCTCAATATGTAGGCTTCTAGAACCAAGGTAAAATGGTTAAAAATCGTTTTGATTAAGGATCTATCTACTTAACTATGTCAGAATCATTAATCACAGAACAATATACATATCACACTCCAGTAATGTACAAACTAGCCGCGAAAACGATATCACGTTTTATGGCATTGGAAGCAGATTCCATTTTCTTGTAAAGCGATGAATTACCCATTATAGCTGCGGCAGTTTTGAATTCGCGACAGGTCTCATCCAGCCTGACTATTGTTCGCACTATAAGGCCTTCAGGAACATCTGTGAGCTCACAAATATCTGCAAACGGGGTTCCCTGCAACAAGGaggatatataattatatattaggaTGACAAACTAAAACCCAGATCAAGGTCTACTCAGCATGCTTAAGTTATGAAACCTTTGCCCATTCGTACACCACTTCAACAAGACCGAACTTGAGATTTTCTTGTGCATACTCCTCGGGCGTTATTGGTAATTTGAACTCTGCTTGAAGGTTACCAAGTCTTATAGCTGTGTCATACAACCTGGAGGAAAAAATTATCCAGGTTAAATTCTCACCATATCAAGGCAAGGAATGAACAGATGGaagcttttcttttttaaaataaggGGTAGGGGTTATCCAGGGATTGACCCAATATTTAAACACAAGTCCTTTGCCACTCCAGCTGTGGTTCAGTCAACAGAACCCTTGATTCAATCTAAGTGTCAATAATGACTCAGAAGTGCTATCTATAATTTCTTGCAAGGACACCAGCTGAAGCACAACTTAGCTCTTATGTACTTTCGTATGTGTTGGGGATATTAAGCAAACCAATAttgtaaaagaaatttcaagCATAAAACTGACACATTTATTACATCAGAATTGCAATGAGAATATTTAGCAAAATAATCTCTGCAAAATAAACTTCATGCAAGACTTCACATGCACAAAGAGAAAATGGAGATGAAGATAACCTTTGTTTGGCCTGAGAGAGTTTGGATGTAAGAGAAGGTTCGGAAGTATTCTTTTGCTGAAACACGAAGGCAGACATTAAAGCCACTGCCTCTTCGGGTTCAAGGTCATCAAGTTGATTCTCAAATAAACATTCAGTGCATATCAATTCCTCCCCTGAATTCATCTCACAGGCAACACGACCTTTTATTTGAACCACAAGGTCTTCATCTATATAACCAATTTCTTTCAGAATATCAATCTGCAAGAAGCTTTAAGTGTTATAAAAGATGCTAAATAAATATCCAAATCAGAAAATCCATCTTATTCATAGCAGAAGAATGGCCTAAGATATATGCACATTGCAAGGGCATACCCGGCCCTGAAATTCTGGCATCTGTTGGAGTGCTTCGTTAGACAGTTCAAATTGAAGAGCGTTAACTTCCTCTTTATGCTTCTTAATTTCTTTGGCTAACTTAATGTGCTCCTCCAAttttatacattcatggcatttgtTCTCTGACATTTTCTGCAGTAGATGGGTCCATTTGTCGTATGCTTTAATGAGATCCATGTCTTTCAATTTTAGATCTGAGAAAAGAATTACTATTAGAAAGGTCTCTTTTGATTAACAGAAAATCCTAAACCATGACCACAGATCACAACATCAAAAGGAGCATACTTAGTGAAAGAAAAGCAAAACGGAGTTAGTAGACGAGGCTTAAAAGAAACCCTCAATGAGAATCATTATCCTAAATGCTGGAAATCATTGTGTCCGCTAGGTAGGGAAAATAACCTATGAGAAACAGAGAGCAACTAGCAAGAGGCCTCGTGTTTTAATTGTTTTCACCTCAGATCTGCTGAAACACTATCATTGTCCTAAGTCAACAAAGCTGCAAAAGTGCTTGTCGGTATTTCTAAGTTTCTGAGAACATGTACAATAACATATCTCATAGCTAAAGCAGAGCATGCAAGTTGCTGAGCGTCCTAGCTTCATTTGCAACTCTAAGAAACTATCAAAAGGAAGAAATGCAGCTAAATTCACCCCAAATGTCAACATTCCGAAGGATAAAATAACATCCATACCTTTAAGTGGATCTAAGGCAGGAGGATATTTGTTTCCATTAGACTTCAATTTCAAGAGCTGCTGAACTGTGTGGGAGAAAGCGGGATTGCTAACAAATTCAAGAAGTCCAGGTAGGTCCAATTTTATCTTGCTATTGCATATACATAAGAATTCTGTATTTTCAGCTTCTCTGACCTCAAAAGTCACTCCTGCAGCAGCACCACGGTGTGGCAGTGTTATGTTGATGATACCTGAACCTTTACGTGGACCAGCAGATATGCGGTAATCTTCTTCAAGACCACGCTTGGATTTTGGTAGCAGCACATAACCTTGATGGAAGTCGGCACCTTTCTTGTCTTGCAAGTTACTTCTGTCTGAGGGACTTTGAGTCATTGATGGCACATCAGGTTTAAGAAGTAGCACAATATATGGTTTGTTATTGGCAGGAGGTGATTTCAGGACAACTCCTAGTAAATGGTCCTGGGCCTGTCAATTTTAAGTGCATAAATTTAGTATCCATGACTAAAAATGAAAAAGGCTCCACCTTAGATGGTTCAATGTGAGTAAGACACTTAAACAAGACTCTCAAACAAGAGATAACAGCAAAACCAAACCTAAATATGGCATAGAATGCTGTAGCGGCAGTAAACTATACAGGTGGAAAGAACATTCCACAAAATCAAAATGACTGCATTTTAATTTCACTTTCTCCTCATGTGAGTTCATGTAGAAGAAGCATAAAGGACTATGCTGAAAATCAACCAGCTTTTTATTGTATGATTAGTTCATTCTCTGCTTCAAAGGTTGCAAAAATTATGCATCTTATAGGAAAAAAATTCCAAACAATATAAGCTCCAAGTAGGATGATAATCATCAAGACAATAAGTGCACAAGACAAAATTTCTCTTGGTTTGATGGGGAGGGGAAAGATACATGAGAAATTCTTAGTGAACCAACTTTCAGCTGCATGAACAATGAAACTTGGCCCTAAAACCAATGCTTTAATACTGACAGAGACAAGCTTCCTTCGGTCAGAAGTAAAGCATCATTCTCTAAATATATGTTCTTGACAGAGGTTACAAGAGCATAACAAACAGTGAAGCACCTAACTATGATTGACTCAaacatgaaaagaactaaattgaaagaacTCACTGACTGAGATTTGACCACAACCACTCTCCCTGGTGTAAGATATTGTTTGGCTACAGAAGACTGCATGACAGCTTTTATTATCTGTTCACTGTGTTCCTCAGCTTCAGTATGCATCTCATAGTACTCTTCAATTGCTGGTTCACCTTTAATACATCTACAAGCAAATGGAGACTTTTAAAGTGAGGATAAATACCAAACTTCAAAAGAGCTGAACCTTAATTATACATGCAAATTGTGACAATTAAAAATGAGGATAAATATCAACCATGAAAAGAGCTATAGACAAAGAGATAATGCTGAAAGCCATACACCAATTATTAGACTTCAAAAATGATTTCAAATGAGTGCATTATGATAATGCTACTTACATCAGAAGTCAAAATGTAAATGACTTGGATTCCTTTTCATAGAATGCCATTGAAATTACAGCAAGAATCAAAACTGTAACCACTTTATGAATCATAACTGTTTGTCTTTCTATGCTACTTTCAGCACTAAGAAA
Protein-coding sequences here:
- the LOC121224636 gene encoding uncharacterized protein, yielding MECCRRPNRSDAHLSVEEEAKLEEQTRDYFDHTAPKRHTKPQRSDYSSNYVDALAAADSGIPEYLEFQRLENDPQKIVYNGSEVREEFMETEYYKDLNCVDKHHHTTGTGFIKVENDNGRNFKLEPDSDTSCHASCKGNPATNDWIPAALDAAYVASDKPNRSDQ